The genomic stretch AACGTACGCTAGAGCCCCGAGCGCGTCCACGAGCAGAGATGCGCCGGCGCAAATCTTCTCTTAATAAACTTTTTAGCGGTGACACCTTGATCAGAGATGACAGACTCGAGGAAACACCGCGTTTATCGCCCCCATTAGTCTCGCCTTCCCGCATTTCGTTATTGCCCGATTCCTCTTGAGTGTTGGGTTCCTGAAACAATTAATGACCTCATCTATATTAAATCTTTCTTCACACCGTGTTTACAAATAATTGTAGTGACTTTTTTAACATAAAGTTATTATCAGGCCCATAGATTACTTATTACGGGAACTTACCTGTTTGATAGGTATCAGAGTGATGGACGgagtaatattggtaggtagtCCAGCTGACAGGGAGCTGCTAGCGATGGCGCTGTCTCCAGATTGTGGTGAGCTGGGGCCTTCGCCGTTCATGCGGGACTCTATAAAACAGAATTTACCCGTCATTGACCCCTTCCTGATACAAAAGCCATAAATTGCTATTGTTTATTAACAGATGCTGTAACTTGTAACCACTTCTAACTTTCAAAATACGgatttgacgcatttggtgcacttctcaacttTTACACCATGCTCAAATGGTGCACTTCGCAACTGGTACACCTTGCAACTGGGTGAACTTCGCAAAATGGACATCTTcgatttgattttttatttctaatgtCAAGCTCTATCCTACAAAATACAACCAGTAAAAGCTATGAAGACAATACTTTTTCATAATCACCTGAGTTGCCTAAATGGTTTTGACCAGGAGAAAAAGTTTCGTTATTGTCGGCCATTGAAATCTCAACATGTGGGGTCAAATAATGCATTGGTGGTGTAGCATTGTCGACGGAACGGGCGCCATTGCTGTCGCCGCTGTCGGAGTAAGTAGCGGCCACGGACACAGACAGACTGGAACCTAATGCACCAAGGGCATTGATGGCACTGGGGTCCATTGTACCATCAGAGTACGCGGCGTTGGCAATTCCCGCAGCAAGGAGCGATACTGAAGAGTTGTTGCCTGGACCAGGGTTGTCCAAATCGATACCATGTCTGCAAATAAAACGTCGGTTGTAAAGGACAccatcattaggtacttacatttaaGGCACAATATTCTGATAAGCTATCTAAACAAATGAATCAGtagcaaagaaaataatattatagttaaaCTAATCAGTAACGTCCCAGAACGATTCGCGATATGGAAACGTCACGTCTCTTCAAATAGTAAGTAAAGATATGAAATTACCTGTTGAAGAAATGAACCCTGAGGCTTTTCATGGTGGGAGCGCGATAACTACACAAGGGGCAAGTTTTAACGAGGTCATGCTGTCCAACGTGTTCGTTTTGGAAATGCGCGCGCATGGCAATTTGGCGCTGGAATCCTCTGTTGCAGATTGGGCAATGATACGGCAAGCTCTTGGTGTGAGTTGTGAAATGTTCTGCTAAGTGATCTTTTCTGAAGAATCTCTTTTGACAAACGCGGCATTCGTACGGCTTTACTCCAGTATGCCGCATTTTATGTCGGCGCATGTTGGCGCCATTTGAAAACTTCATGTTACACACGTCGCATTCAAACAGCTTTCTGTGAGGTCGGGGATCGGCATTTTGTGCAGCTGCCACATTGTTGTTGTCAGGGGAACATTGGGCCATGTGGGTGGTTAATGCTCGACTACTTAAAGTACTAAAGGTATTGCATGTGGTACATTTTAGCAATGTACCACCCCTTTTTGGAGTTTCTTTGCTATTCGTGGCCACCTGAAAacgttaataaaaatatagacttTATAATAATCTaagtaaattttaatacattcacatttattttttgaaagttgGGCTCGAGCGTTTCCTACAATAACTGCATTGTgtattaaccgtcaaatccgtagcggaccccaatcggggtctgaacatcaatgtcaccgtaagctcggtttagaccccaattggggtctgcgaatcagtcatacactttcctaattatttacgctcatatttattttctttccaatcaaaccacatttgtgagtactaaataaaataactaaataaatttaaattattattacgcattcaaacctttcatatttagcatcccgttagaaatatacctttttaaaatccaatcgtaattaccgggaattctgatcgaactcgccatgtttgtttacattagttgtttttttaaatttgaagacgcatagacaagatggcgacggtgatagaagttttgcatcgaatgatccgattcgttaaaataaagaatcgatttaataattttatattatttgatattataatattactaaattgcacttttgtatacttaccataatctgaaaataaattagaaaaagtaaaatgacttaatttattttgaaaaaaatgctagaaaatcagtggtagaaaatacgttgtagccggaataaaaaaaatcttcggtttttagggtttctgaagacggcaaatgaagacttattcttcgggtgttttatgtgcaggattcctgtagatctgccaaacttaatggcgattcgttacttccaactttttaactgagcggcaaagctatttgacgagagccgtagttaggtgtagttatcgcaaaattttatgacgattttattgtttgaaggggcaaatagttcgctgttcatcgaaagctggtccaagatggaaagatggccg from Helicoverpa zea isolate HzStark_Cry1AcR chromosome 8, ilHelZeax1.1, whole genome shotgun sequence encodes the following:
- the LOC124632328 gene encoding zinc finger protein ztf-16 isoform X2, giving the protein MSSKGETEADSGTVSPNLSAVKNEPVATNSKETPKRGGTLLKCTTCNTFSTLSSRALTTHMAQCSPDNNNVAAAQNADPRPHRKLFECDVCNMKFSNGANMRRHKMRHTGVKPYECRVCQKRFFRKDHLAEHFTTHTKSLPYHCPICNRGFQRQIAMRAHFQNEHVGQHDLVKTCPLCSYRAPTMKSLRVHFFNRHGIDLDNPGPGNNSSVSLLAAGIANAAYSDGTMDPSAINALGALGSSLSVSVAATYSDSGDSNGARSVDNATPPMHYLTPHVEISMADNNETFSPGQNHLGNSESRMNGEGPSSPQSGDSAIASSSLSAGLPTNITPSITLIPIKQEPNTQEESGNNEMREGETNGGDKRGVSSSLSSLIKASRASPSEGGVITSTHGDAAMLPSSLVCTFCSITFPDSTLYFLHKGCHCDSNPWKCNICGEQCCNVYEFNSHLLSKSHQ
- the LOC124632328 gene encoding zinc finger protein ztf-16 isoform X1 — protein: MSSKGETEADSGTVSPNLSAVKNEPVATNSKETPKRGGTLLKCTTCNTFSTLSSRALTTHMAQCSPDNNNVAAAQNADPRPHRKLFECDVCNMKFSNGANMRRHKMRHTGVKPYECRVCQKRFFRKDHLAEHFTTHTKSLPYHCPICNRGFQRQIAMRAHFQNEHVGQHDLVKTCPLCSYRAPTMKSLRVHFFNRHGIDLDNPGPGNNSSVSLLAAGIANAAYSDGTMDPSAINALGALGSSLSVSVAATYSDSGDSNGARSVDNATPPMHYLTPHVEISMADNNETFSPGQNHLGNSESRMNGEGPSSPQSGDSAIASSSLSAGLPTNITPSITLIPIKQEPNTQEESGNNEMREGETNGGDKRGVSSSLSSLIKVSPLKSLLREDLRRRISARGRARGSSASRASPSEGGVITSTHGDAAMLPSSLVCTFCSITFPDSTLYFLHKGCHCDSNPWKCNICGEQCCNVYEFNSHLLSKSHQ